From Woronichinia naegeliana WA131, the proteins below share one genomic window:
- a CDS encoding DUF433 domain-containing protein: MPLYQDNKPAITQTERGLTISGTRITLYQIMDYIHASYPRHLIRHQCYLTDEQFDGAMSYIDTHYEEVESEYQTVLQQAEEIQDYWQEKNKERLANISKLPPKPEYASAWQNCKRVKLNEQQ; this comes from the coding sequence ATGCCGTTATATCAGGATAATAAACCAGCCATTACCCAAACAGAGCGCGGTCTAACAATTTCTGGCACAAGAATAACCTTGTATCAAATAATGGACTATATTCACGCAAGTTACCCGCGCCATTTAATCCGCCACCAATGCTATCTAACTGACGAGCAGTTTGATGGAGCGATGTCTTATATCGACACTCATTATGAAGAAGTCGAGTCAGAGTATCAAACCGTGTTACAGCAAGCAGAGGAAATTCAGGATTATTGGCAAGAGAAGAACAAAGAACGTCTTGCGAATATTTCTAAGTTGCCGCCAAAGCCTGAATATGCTTCTGCATGGCAAAACTGCAAGCGCGTAAAGCTAAACGAGCAGCAGTAA
- a CDS encoding DUF2442 domain-containing protein, with amino-acid sequence MYLVHEKTIKAQKAWVENEWICIRLDDDREIRFSAAKNRRLAKATPEQLANVELICNGTGLHWEELDEDLSVMGILEGRLGN; translated from the coding sequence ATGTATTTGGTACATGAAAAGACAATCAAAGCTCAAAAAGCTTGGGTTGAAAATGAATGGATTTGTATTCGTTTGGATGATGATAGAGAAATTCGTTTTTCTGCCGCTAAAAATAGACGATTAGCCAAAGCAACTCCTGAACAATTAGCGAATGTTGAACTAATTTGTAATGGAACAGGACTGCACTGGGAAGAATTAGATGAAGATTTATCGGTAATGGGAATTTTGGAGGGAAGGCTAGGAAATTGA